The Puntigrus tetrazona isolate hp1 unplaced genomic scaffold, ASM1883169v1 S000000401, whole genome shotgun sequence genome includes a window with the following:
- the triap1 gene encoding TP53-regulated inhibitor of apoptosis 1 has translation MNSVGEGCTELKREYDQCFNRWFAEKFLKGDRSADPCSELFRKYHTCVQKAIKEKDIPIEGVEFMGPNREKADS, from the exons ATGAACAGCGTCGGCGAGGGCTGCACGGAGCTCAAGCGCGAATACGACCAGTGCTTCAACCGCTGGTTCGCCGAGAAGTTCCTGAAGGGAGACCGGAGCGCGGATCCGTGCAGCGAGCTGTTCCGCAAATACCACACGTGTGTTCAG AAAGCCATCAAGGAGAAGGACATCCCTATCGAAGGCGTGGAGTTCATGGGCCCAAACAGAGAGAAAGCGGACAGCTGA